A region of Nostoc sp. 'Peltigera membranacea cyanobiont' N6 DNA encodes the following proteins:
- the def gene encoding peptide deformylase has translation MNELAPIIQLGNPILRQNAAWVENIQDEHIQKLIEDLIATVAKANGVGIAAPQVAQSYRLFIVASRPNARYPNAPEMEPTAMINPKIIAHSSELVKDWEGCLSVPGIRGLVPRYKSIEVEYTDYQGNLQRQELTDFIARIFQHESDHLEGIVFVDRIENTLDMITEQEYQQRIVNK, from the coding sequence ATGAATGAATTAGCGCCAATTATTCAATTAGGCAATCCAATATTGCGCCAAAATGCTGCTTGGGTTGAGAATATTCAAGATGAGCATATCCAAAAATTAATTGAAGACTTAATCGCCACTGTTGCCAAGGCTAACGGCGTGGGAATCGCTGCGCCTCAAGTAGCACAATCCTATCGTTTATTTATTGTGGCTTCCCGTCCAAATGCCAGGTATCCCAACGCGCCGGAAATGGAACCTACTGCTATGATTAATCCCAAAATTATTGCTCATTCTAGCGAACTTGTCAAAGATTGGGAAGGTTGTTTAAGTGTTCCAGGAATTAGGGGGTTAGTTCCTCGATATAAATCTATTGAAGTGGAATACACTGACTATCAAGGCAATTTACAAAGGCAAGAATTAACCGATTTTATCGCTCGGATTTTTCAACACGAGTCCGATCATCTTGAGGGGATCGTATTTGTAGATCGGATAGAAAACACTCTCGATATGATTACTGAGCAAGAATATCAACAACGAATAGTTAACAAATAA